GATGCGATGGCGGGTCCTACACCCGTGAGTGCATTGATCCATGCCGCCACCATGGTTACTGCCGGCATCTACATGATCGCCCGCAGCAATATTTTATATACCATGGCACCGGTATCTCAAACCGTGGTAGCAGTGGTTGGTCTGGCAACAGCGATCCTGGCCGCCACCATCGCCTTAAAACAGAATGACATCAAAAAAGTACTGGCTTACTCAACCGTGAGCCAGTTGGGTTATATGTTCCTGGCGCTCGGCGTGGGCGCCTATACCGGCGCTGTATTCCATGTAATGACACATGCGTTCTTCAAAGCGCTGTTGTTCCTTGGGGCCGGCAGTGTTATCCATGCCATGAGTGGGGAGCAGGATATCCGAAATATGGGCGGACTGAAAAAATACATGAGCGTAACGCATATTACTTTCCTGCTGGCTTGCCTGGCCATTGCCGGCATGCCGCCTTTCTCCGGTTTCTTTTCAAAAGACGAGATACTGGCTGCTGCCTATGCAAAGAATCCTTTGTTATGGGGGGTGGGTGTTGCCGGTGCCATGATGACGGCTTTTTATATGTTTCGCCTCTATGCCATGACCTTCCTGGGGAAATTCAGGGGTATGCATGAGCAGGAGCATCACCTGCATGAAAGTCCGAAAGCCATTACCATACCATTGATCATTCTTGCCATTTTATCAGTTGTTGGAGGTTTAGTTGGTATTCCTGAAGTATTTATGCATGGGGGCACCGGCTGGAAGGATTTTTAGCGCCGGTATTTGCACAGAGCAATGCCATCACGGTTAAGCATGCGGTGGGTCACGCACAGGAATATATGCTGATGGGAATTTCCGTAGCACTTGCATTGGCTGCATTGGTATACGCATGGACCCGGTTCAGTAAATATCAGAAAACAGGTAAAGCAGAGACTGGTCTCGGCAAAGTGCTGGAAAATAAATGGTACGTGGATGAACTGTATGATGCCATCATCGTAAAACCTGTATTGGCAATCGGAAAATATTTTAACAACATAGTGGAGCGGAGGGGCATTGATGGTTTTGTGAACGGCATCGGCAAAGCGGTTAATTACAGCAGCCGGCAGATACGGCTGATACAGACCGGGCAGGTGGGCACCTATGTTCTACTGATGGTGCTGGGCATTTTAATTTTATTCATCGTTCAATTGTTTTTGTAATCAGAAGATATGGACCCGAAAAATATTTGGATAACATTCCCGGAATTGCTTACCTGGTTCCCGCTGGTGGCGGGCCTGGTTGCTTTTATGATCCGCGAGGAAAAAAAGGTGAAGGCCTGGGCATTGACCGCTTCGTTGATCACACTGGGTATCTCCGTTGCGAGCCTGGTCTATGCAGATAATGCAAAATACTTTTACCTGAACAACGTCAGCTACTACTGGCTGAAGTACCTGGGCAGCAATCTTACTTTGGGGATTGATGGAATGGGCCACCTGCTCACCGCATTGACTGCCATTGCTTTCCCGATCATTTTTATTGCAACCGGAAAAACTACGTATAAGAACGCGGGAGCTTTTTATGGATTGATGCTGCTGACCCAGAGCGGGCTGATGGGCGTATTCACCGCCATGGACGTTCTGATATTCTATTTCTTCTGGGAACTGGCTGTTATACCTGCATACTTCCTGTGCAGCCGCTGGGGCGGGGAAAGAAGGATACAGGCTACTTTTAAATTCTTTGTCTATACGTTTGCCGGTTCGTTACTGATGCTGGTAGGCATCATGTATGTTTACCTGCATACATACCCAACGCCTTTTGCGGAACATTCGTTTGCTATGAATGCATTTTACAGCGCCACCCTGACCGCAAAGGAACAAAGCTGGTTGTTCTGGTTATTCTTTGTTGCATTTGCTATCAAGATGCCGGTATTTCCTTTCCATACCTGGCAGCCCGATACCTATGAACAGGCACCTGCTGCCACCACCATGGTATTGAGCGGAATTATGGTAAAAATGGGTGTATTTGCGGTCATTCGCTGGATCGTTCCCATTTTCCCCGATGCGGTCAATCAATTCGACAACATTGTTATCGGTCTTTCCGTGGTTGGGATGATCTATGCCAGCCTGATCGCCATAAAACAGGATGACCTGAAACGTTTCGTGGCGTATTCATCGATTGCCCATATCGGCCTGATGTGTGCGGCCATTTTTGCCAAAAGCAGTATCGGCTTACAGGGTGTGATGATACAGATGTTCAGCCATGGGATCAATATAATCGGGATGTGGATTGTGGTTGACCTGGTGGAAAAACAGACCGGCACCCGGAAGATATCCGAACTGAGCGGCGTTGCCCATAAGGCACCTGCACTAACGATCTTCCTCGTGGTGATCGCCCTGGCCAATATCGCGTTGCCCCTGACCAATGCTTTTGTAGGCGAACTCATGATGTTCAGCGGGCTGTTCAGGTTCAATATGCTGTATACAGCCGTGGCATTGTTAAGCATCATACTGGCTGCCGTATACACCCTCAACATGGTGCAGAAGGTTTTTTACGGTGAAGCCAACCCGGTTACAGGAACCATGCAGGAAATCTCCCAGGGCCAGAAACTGGTATTAAGTGTGCTGCTGGTATTGATCTTCCTGTTTGGTGTTTTTCCGCAGCCGCTTTTCGACCTGACAAAAGATACGGTATCGGCCATTGTATTGAGATTTAAATAACGAAAATAATCGCTGCCGGCAGGCAGAATAAAAATATGAACGCAATTATTTTAACAGCAGCCTGGGGGGTATTGATGATGTTGGGCGGCGCTTTTATTAAAAGCAAGGCCATGCCGAAATACCTGGCCATTGCGGGTGTGGTACTGGCACTTGCCCTGAACTGCATCGAACTGAACAGTGGCGCTTCTTTCTTTTCCATTGATGTAAAGGGCATGCTTGGTTTCAACAGTTTCAATTTAACGTTCATCAATATTGCGTTGGGTTGCACCCTGCTTTATTTCCTGCTCAACGGAAGGGATATTGAAAAAGTGGGGGAACACGTGTCGGAATATTTTGCGCTGATCTTTTTTGTGTTGTGTGGTGTAACACTCATCTCCACGTTCAATACGTTGCTGGTCCTGTTCATCGGTATTGAGATCGTTACCATACCGCTTTACATTTTAACCGGCAGCGACAAACGGAACCTGAAAAGCAATGAAGCGGCTTTGAAATATTTTTTGATGGGCACTTTTTCCACCGGCATCATGTTGCTGGGCATTGCCTTCCTTTACGGCGGAAGTGAGACCGGCTCCTTCTACATTACCAATATCATTTCAGGCACGGGCGAAATGCCGGCGATGATCGCAGCAGGCCTGGTACTTTTATTGATATCCATGTCTTTCAAGGTTTCTGCTGCTCCCTTTCATTTCTGGACACCGGATGTGTACGACGGGGCGCCAACCGTTTTTACTTCATTTATGGCCACCGTCGTGAAGGCCGCCGCTTTCTTTGCCTTTGTAAGGTTGTTTGAAAATACCTTCGGCAGTTTGCATGCCCAGTGGCAAAAACTCATCGTAATCCTGATAGCCGCTACCTTGCTGGTGGGAAATCTCACAGCCGTATTCCAGCAAAGCGTAAAACGGATGCTTGCCTACTCCAGTATTGCCCAGGCAGGGTTCATGCTTTTTTCCTTATTTGCGCTCAGCAGCATGGCAAAAGAAGGCCTGATACTTTATACGGCTGCCTATAGCCTTGCAAGCATCGGCATCTTTGCCATATTGGTGAAAATGAACGATTATACGATAGATGGGTTTAACGGACTGGCAAAACAGCAGCCGGTTCTGGCAATTACTGCCACCATATTCCTTCTTT
This sequence is a window from Chitinophagaceae bacterium. Protein-coding genes within it:
- a CDS encoding NADH-quinone oxidoreductase subunit N, with amino-acid sequence MNAIILTAAWGVLMMLGGAFIKSKAMPKYLAIAGVVLALALNCIELNSGASFFSIDVKGMLGFNSFNLTFINIALGCTLLYFLLNGRDIEKVGEHVSEYFALIFFVLCGVTLISTFNTLLVLFIGIEIVTIPLYILTGSDKRNLKSNEAALKYFLMGTFSTGIMLLGIAFLYGGSETGSFYITNIISGTGEMPAMIAAGLVLLLISMSFKVSAAPFHFWTPDVYDGAPTVFTSFMATVVKAAAFFAFVRLFENTFGSLHAQWQKLIVILIAATLLVGNLTAVFQQSVKRMLAYSSIAQAGFMLFSLFALSSMAKEGLILYTAAYSLASIGIFAILVKMNDYTIDGFNGLAKQQPVLAITATIFLLSLTGIPLTAGFQSKFYMLLAAVQNGQHTWLVILAVLCAALSAYYYFRVIQAMYFKDSAGAEMAESGDITISFKVLLVITAVLIIVLGIFPGFLTDWLYF
- a CDS encoding NADH-quinone oxidoreductase subunit M, with protein sequence MDPKNIWITFPELLTWFPLVAGLVAFMIREEKKVKAWALTASLITLGISVASLVYADNAKYFYLNNVSYYWLKYLGSNLTLGIDGMGHLLTALTAIAFPIIFIATGKTTYKNAGAFYGLMLLTQSGLMGVFTAMDVLIFYFFWELAVIPAYFLCSRWGGERRIQATFKFFVYTFAGSLLMLVGIMYVYLHTYPTPFAEHSFAMNAFYSATLTAKEQSWLFWLFFVAFAIKMPVFPFHTWQPDTYEQAPAATTMVLSGIMVKMGVFAVIRWIVPIFPDAVNQFDNIVIGLSVVGMIYASLIAIKQDDLKRFVAYSSIAHIGLMCAAIFAKSSIGLQGVMIQMFSHGINIIGMWIVVDLVEKQTGTRKISELSGVAHKAPALTIFLVVIALANIALPLTNAFVGELMMFSGLFRFNMLYTAVALLSIILAAVYTLNMVQKVFYGEANPVTGTMQEISQGQKLVLSVLLVLIFLFGVFPQPLFDLTKDTVSAIVLRFK